From one Plasmodium yoelii strain 17X genome assembly, chromosome: 12 genomic stretch:
- a CDS encoding ribosomal protein L34e: protein MAQRVHYRKHNHYNTKSNKVRPIRTPGGKLTIHVIKKKAGKPKCADCKNPIQGVKALRPADNQRARKKDRKVSRAYGGSICAKCIKERIMRAFLFEEQKCVRQVLKEKKKQEQKVKKVKKEKKDKKDKADKKDKKKVIAKDAKKQISSSGKNLKKVVDKKRGGK, encoded by the exons atggCACAAAGAGTACACTATCGTAAACATAACCATTATAATACTAAATCAAATAAAGTAAGGCCAATTAGAACTCCCGGTGGAAAATTAACAATTcatgttattaaaaaaaaagcagGAAAACCCAAATGTGCTGACTGTAAAAACCCTATTCAAGGA gTAAAAGCTTTAAGACCTGCAGATAACCAAAGAGCTAGAAAAAAGGATAGAAAAGTGTCGAGAGCATATGGTGGATCGATATGTGCAAAATGTATTAAGGAAAGAATAATGAGagcatttttatttgagGAACAAAAATGTGTTAGACAagttttaaaagaaaaaaaaaaacaagaacaaaaagtaaaaaaagttaaaaaagaaaaaaaagacaaaaaggATAAAGCAGATAAAAAAGATAAGAAAAAAGTAATTGCTAAGGATGCCAAAAAACAAATTTCATCTTCTggtaaaaatttaaaaaaagttgTAGATAAAAAAAGAGGTGGAAAATAA
- a CDS encoding protein transport protein USE1, putative, whose translation MIEFDELFELLKEIEISCDKFNEEDKEKEKIILFLNDLNSYISDISHSLKVKTNKISEIDILKKIISKKEKLENVLKNCNTKNEHEDTSSNNSPFINGAVILERNLSMGEKRMNTDQGKQDEEDEEGKQDEEGKRDESVLFLEKRDSPQKENSNDEQNNTLSHNYKVDNNNNNNSNFVKFENCELIKDSLIKEWGNQIDEYDNLKYEFTYEYKKIEFQKKLDKRKNTNTFKDDNIDDELCLLAQEMKENVLAYRQILVDDNKTLEVSATKQANNIDSILDVNKKTKKMGSNQSISFFLSLIIIAVSILLFIFTFFVIILL comes from the coding sequence atgattgaATTTGAtgaattatttgaattacTAAAAGAAATTGAAATAAGTTGTGATAAGTTTAATGAGGAagataaagaaaaagaaaaaataattttatttctaaATGATCTAAACTCTTACATTAGTGATATATCACATTCTTTAAAAGtcaaaacaaataaaatatcagagatagatatattaaaaaaaataatttcgaaaaaagaaaaacttGAAAATGtgttaaaaaattgtaatacTAAAAATGAACATGAAGATACCTCCTCGAATAATTCACCCTTTATCAATGGGGCTGTCATTTTGGAAAGAAATTTAAGCATGGGCGAAAAACGTATGAATACGGATCAAGGCAAACAagatgaagaagatgaagaagGTAAACAAGATGAAGAAGGCAAACGAGATGAAAGCGTTTTATTCTTAGAAAAGAGAGACAGCCCCCAAAAGGAAAATTCCAATGATGAACAAAATAACACATTGTCACACAATTACAAAGtcgataataataataataataattcaaattttgttaaatttgaaaattgTGAACTAATTAAAGATAGCCTCATAAAAGAATGGGGGAATCAAATAGATgaatatgataatttaaaatatgagtttacatatgaatataaaaaaatagaatttcaaaaaaagttagataaaagaaaaaatacaaacaCATTTAAAGATGATAATATTGATGATGAATTATGTTTACTTGCTCAAGAAATGAAAGAAAATGTGTTAGCATACAGACAAATATTAGTAgatgataataaaacattGGAAGTATCTGCAACCAAACAAGCaaataatatagattcaATTCTtgatgtaaataaaaaaaccaaaaaaatGGGAAGTAACCAAagtatttcttttttcttatcTTTAATCATAATTGCTGTTTCaattttactttttattttcacattttttgtaataatcCTTCTATag
- a CDS encoding ribosomal protein L1P: MKRNIFFCKNLFKYTQINIRKECAKDIFFVEKRGRKYIPFYDEKKVKKKNLNTGENINNENKNEEGQNKQNENSIFYQNLMPPISPMKGLKLLLSFDTHFGEIKVNKEKPINFNLIIKIDIKRESLRGMCNLAHSVDKKKKILVLIEEDNENLKKYGADYVGLDYINKIKNGWLDFDICITNFKNINKILPIAKILGPKKLMPNVKSNTLVDNLKETIIKIKSGNTIEYRSEQIDSNTFELYKNIYNLNKIDQNSLAHINVKIASTDMSFLHILDNIKSFVSEIVKNNIHSSHTDKENKSTFVWPPTTKKINKSNKYYNQTTNNLINNIDDSSDSFILGGYITLIGLPKFFLKPNLLYTHSDGYIN, translated from the coding sequence atgaaaagaaatatttttttttgtaaaaatttattcaaatatacccaaataaatataagaaaaGAATGCGcaaaagatatattttttgttgaaaaaagaggaagaaaatatataccattttatgatgaaaaaaaagtaaaaaaaaaaaatttaaatacaggagaaaatattaacaacgaaaataaaaatgaagagggacaaaataaacaaaatgaaaattcaatattttatcaaaatttaaTGCCACCTATATCACCAATGAAAGGTTTAAAACTGTTACTTAGCTTTGATACACATTTTGGAGAAATAAAagttaataaagaaaaaccaataaattttaatttaataataaaaattgataTAAAAAGAGAATCTCTAAGAGGAATGTGTAACTTAGCACATAgtgtagataaaaaaaaaaaaattttagtaTTAATTGAAGAAGATAAtgaaaacttaaaaaaatatggagcAGATTATGTTGGTTTagattatattaataaaataaaaaatggatgGCTAGATTTtgatatatgtataacaaattttaaaaatataaataaaatattaccAATAGCTAAAATATTAGGaccaaaaaaattaatgccTAATGTTAAATCTAATACTCTTgttgataatttaaaagaaactattataaaaataaaaagtggAAATACTATTGAATATCGTAGTGAACAAATAGATTCTAACAcatttgaattatataaaaatatttataatttaaataaaattgatcAAAATTCATTAGCTCatataaatgttaaaataGCTTCTACAGATATGTCTTTCCTACATATACTTGATAATATTAAATCTTTTGTTTCAGAAATtgtcaaaaataatatacattccTCACATActgataaagaaaataaatctaCATTTGTTTGGCCACCTactacaaaaaaaataaataaatctaataaatattacaaCCAAACAACAAATAATCTTATCAATAATATCGATGATAGTTCCGATTCGTTTATACTTGGTGGATACATAACTCTTATTGGTCTTcctaaattttttttgaaaccAAATTTACTCTATACTCATTCAGACGGCTATATCAATTAG